Proteins found in one Clostridium kluyveri DSM 555 genomic segment:
- a CDS encoding APC family permease, which yields MLSKLGRLLIGRSLKTTELKSEKFNVLWGLPVLSSDAISSVAYAGEEILWVLIPVLGIMSYKYMFYSALCVVFLMIMVTLSYRQTIDAYPQGGGSYIVAKDNLGTVSGLVAGASLTIGYILTVAVSTSAGTAAIISAIPFLSPHRVTITLFFIFIITIGNLRGIRESSKVFGTPTYIFMAVILCMIIVGIFKVKVFGYVPKPVYKIPEVVSNITLLLFIRAFSSGCTALTGIEAVSNGIPSFKEPSQKNARIVLELLALVVLIIFGGVSYLSTLYHTVPNTEVTVIAQLASQIFGHNIMFYLVQITTTIILIMASNTAFTGLPLLLAFIAKDGFAPRQFAKRGKRLGYSNGIVILCIISSILVIIFNGETHSLMPLYAVGVFISFTLSQAGMFKRWVKLKNTGWRHKAVINGIGAIVTFATAVILGITKFLQGAWIVFILIPAVVYIMVEINRHYKKVAQQLKLAVNERPKEIDFTKQKRYVIVPIDTLNRSFLKALNYARTISNNIIVFHVSIDDEATARLLSKWHEYDIGIPIVVKKSAYRSVVGPLVKFIESEEYAAGSKDTVTVVLPQFVVTRWWGNILHNQTALFIKTMLLRRRNIAIVTVPYIIFEDNEECLKK from the coding sequence ATGTTGTCTAAATTAGGAAGATTATTAATAGGTAGGAGTCTCAAAACTACAGAACTTAAATCTGAAAAGTTTAATGTGCTTTGGGGACTACCTGTATTATCCAGTGATGCAATATCCTCTGTAGCCTATGCGGGGGAGGAAATACTATGGGTACTTATACCGGTTTTAGGTATAATGTCCTATAAATATATGTTCTATTCAGCACTATGTGTTGTATTTTTGATGATCATGGTTACATTGTCTTATAGACAAACTATAGATGCCTATCCCCAAGGAGGAGGTTCTTATATTGTTGCAAAAGATAATCTAGGAACGGTTTCTGGACTTGTGGCAGGGGCATCTTTAACCATTGGATACATACTAACTGTAGCGGTAAGCACATCGGCAGGTACTGCTGCTATAATTTCTGCAATACCCTTCTTATCACCTCATAGGGTCACTATAACTCTATTTTTTATATTTATTATAACCATAGGAAACCTCAGAGGTATAAGGGAATCATCTAAAGTATTTGGTACTCCAACTTACATATTTATGGCTGTTATTTTGTGCATGATTATAGTTGGAATATTTAAAGTGAAGGTATTTGGCTATGTACCTAAACCAGTATACAAAATACCAGAAGTTGTATCCAATATAACCCTATTATTATTTATAAGGGCCTTCTCCTCAGGATGTACGGCACTTACTGGTATAGAAGCTGTAAGTAATGGTATACCCAGTTTTAAAGAGCCTTCACAAAAAAATGCCCGTATAGTTCTGGAGCTTTTGGCACTTGTTGTACTTATAATATTTGGAGGGGTATCGTATCTGTCTACGCTTTATCATACAGTCCCTAATACTGAAGTGACAGTAATTGCCCAACTTGCTTCTCAGATATTTGGCCACAATATTATGTTTTATCTGGTTCAGATAACTACTACTATCATACTTATAATGGCCAGTAATACTGCCTTTACAGGTTTACCATTATTATTGGCTTTTATAGCAAAAGATGGATTTGCGCCTAGACAATTTGCCAAAAGAGGAAAGAGACTTGGATATTCTAATGGAATTGTGATATTGTGTATAATATCTTCTATACTTGTTATTATATTTAATGGTGAAACCCATAGTCTGATGCCTTTGTATGCAGTGGGAGTATTTATATCCTTTACTTTATCTCAGGCAGGAATGTTTAAAAGATGGGTGAAATTAAAAAATACAGGCTGGAGACATAAAGCGGTCATAAATGGTATAGGGGCAATAGTTACTTTTGCTACAGCTGTTATATTGGGTATAACCAAGTTTTTGCAGGGAGCTTGGATTGTTTTTATATTAATACCTGCAGTTGTTTATATTATGGTAGAAATAAATAGGCATTACAAAAAAGTAGCCCAGCAGTTAAAGCTTGCGGTAAATGAAAGACCCAAGGAAATAGATTTTACGAAGCAAAAAAGATATGTTATTGTTCCCATAGACACTTTAAATAGGTCGTTTTTAAAGGCTTTAAACTATGCTAGAACAATATCCAATAATATAATAGTTTTCCATGTTTCAATAGATGATGAGGCTACAGCCAGACTTTTATCAAAATGGCATGAATACGATATAGGTATACCTATAGTGGTAAAGAAATCTGCTTATAGAAGTGTAGTGGGACCTTTAGTTAAATTTATAGAATCTGAAGAATATGCAGCAGGTTCTAAAGATACGGTAACGGTAGTACTTCCTCAATTTGTGGTTACTAGATGGTGGGGAAATATACTACATAATCAAACTGCATTATTTATTAAAACCATGCTGCTTAGAAGAAGAAATATAGCAATAGTTACAGTACCTTATATAATTTTTGAAGATAATGAAGAGTGTTTAAAGAAATAA
- a CDS encoding MarR family winged helix-turn-helix transcriptional regulator, whose protein sequence is MAEENKGILIVTKMKVILFSFKKSMANKFNPFNLTGTQGMLVGILHRHGQMKISDLSKKIGLSNSTVSGIVDRLEKQELVKRIRSKTDRRVVYISVTEKFKRSFHNNFCEIEKKFEDIIDGVPSNEIDKILEGLDLLEKLINKKK, encoded by the coding sequence ATGGCAGAAGAGAATAAAGGTATTTTAATAGTGACCAAAATGAAAGTAATTCTATTTTCTTTTAAAAAAAGTATGGCAAATAAGTTTAATCCCTTTAATCTTACAGGAACACAGGGTATGCTTGTTGGCATATTACATAGACATGGACAGATGAAAATAAGTGATTTAAGTAAAAAGATAGGATTGTCTAATAGTACTGTGTCAGGAATTGTAGATAGACTAGAAAAACAGGAATTGGTTAAAAGAATTAGAAGCAAGACAGATAGGAGGGTAGTATATATAAGTGTAACTGAAAAATTTAAAAGAAGCTTTCACAATAATTTTTGTGAAATTGAGAAGAAATTTGAAGATATTATAGATGGAGTTCCATCTAATGAAATTGATAAAATACTTGAGGGATTGGATTTGTTAGAAAAATTGATAAATAAAAAGAAATAA
- a CDS encoding YitT family protein gives MKKNLLRMIFMVLGSFIYSVGVNMFIIPHKFLSGGVAGIAIIFQYFSGIPSGYFIVLINIPIFILGFKTIDREFGIFSFMGMVFMALSLIITKSIDKFYYLQDPLLSTLCSGVLTGIGAGILFKSKASFGGTDIIAVWMKKKYGITIGKVTFFINVIIVFMGIFIGGLPRALYTLISMYMCSVVVEKVICGFYREKVLFVITENSEEIEKIICKKIGRGVTYLYGEGAYTGNKKKIIYSIMNPAQIEQTKRLILDIDPKSVMSIMDVSEVRGKGFKAAVF, from the coding sequence ATGAAGAAAAATTTGCTTAGAATGATATTTATGGTACTTGGAAGTTTTATATATTCTGTTGGAGTTAATATGTTTATTATCCCACATAAATTTTTAAGTGGAGGAGTGGCAGGCATTGCAATTATTTTTCAGTATTTTTCAGGCATACCATCAGGATACTTTATAGTATTAATAAATATACCAATATTTATACTGGGTTTTAAAACTATAGATAGAGAATTTGGAATTTTTAGTTTTATGGGAATGGTATTTATGGCATTGTCACTTATAATTACAAAGAGTATTGACAAATTTTATTATCTTCAGGATCCGTTATTGTCAACTTTGTGCAGTGGGGTACTTACAGGAATTGGAGCTGGAATATTGTTTAAATCAAAAGCTTCTTTTGGAGGTACGGATATAATAGCAGTATGGATGAAGAAAAAATATGGAATTACCATAGGTAAAGTAACCTTTTTCATAAATGTAATAATAGTTTTTATGGGAATTTTTATAGGAGGTTTACCAAGGGCACTCTATACTTTAATATCCATGTATATGTGCTCTGTAGTAGTAGAAAAAGTGATCTGTGGATTTTACAGAGAAAAAGTACTATTTGTAATAACTGAAAATAGTGAGGAAATAGAAAAGATTATATGCAAAAAAATTGGAAGAGGAGTTACCTATCTTTATGGAGAGGGAGCTTACACTGGAAATAAGAAAAAAATTATATATTCTATAATGAATCCAGCACAAATTGAACAGACAAAAAGGCTTATTTTAGATATAGACCCTAAATCTGTAATGTCAATTATGGATGTAAGTGAAGTTAGAGGTAAGGGATTTAAGGCGGCTGTTTTTTAA
- a CDS encoding ABC transporter ATP-binding protein — MIKLIKYLKPFVAMIIMAVVLLFVQAMCDLALPDYTSNIVNKGIQQGGILDAVPQAIRQSEMNKTQLLMNEEDKEEVLNSYKFIDKSSKDYEEYLKEYPNLKNEPIFVIKDIKKSEREKLNNIMGRAILRVSSIEKIKSNSENGIISFNGFKVPVNTDLFAVISSMPYNQREEIIKGIDNKISNLDDSMITQSAVSKVKAEYKALGMDTDKMQNRYIINTGMIMLLISLLGGICTIIVGFLASKTAAGLARNLRKKIFEKVERFSNKEFDDFSTASLITRSTNDITQIQMLMVIMIRMVFYAPIMGIGGVIRAIQKSSSMSWIIAVAVIVLLGLIFIIFAVAFPKFKIIQKLIDRLNLVTRESLSGMMVIRAFNTQNFEEERFDRANKDVTNTNLFVNRVMACMMPVMMLIMNGVTLIIVWIGSHEVANASMQVGDMMAFMQYAMQIIMAFLMLAVMFILIPRASVSAQRIDEVFRKEILISDPKTPKHFDDSIKGVVEFKNVSFRYPGAEEDILKSISFKTLPGKTTAFIGSTGSGKTTLINLIMRFYDVTKGEIFVNGVNVKDVSQQELRDKIGYVPQKSYLFSGTIESNIKYADKNAAEKDIKNSAEIAQAMEFISTKQEGFKTEISQGGANVSGGQKQRLSIARALLKKPEIYLFDDSFSALDFKTDAALRRSLKKETAGCTFLIVAQRISTIIDADEIIVLDNGNIVGTGTHKELMENCDVYKEIALSQFSKEELA; from the coding sequence ATGATAAAATTAATAAAATACTTAAAACCATTTGTTGCAATGATTATTATGGCCGTAGTACTTTTGTTTGTGCAGGCTATGTGTGATTTGGCTCTTCCAGATTACACTTCTAATATTGTAAATAAGGGTATACAACAAGGGGGTATTTTAGATGCAGTTCCCCAGGCAATAAGACAAAGTGAAATGAATAAAACACAATTACTCATGAATGAAGAAGATAAAGAGGAGGTTCTTAACAGCTATAAATTTATTGATAAGTCCAGTAAAGATTATGAAGAGTATTTAAAGGAGTATCCTAATCTTAAAAATGAACCTATTTTTGTAATTAAAGATATAAAAAAGAGTGAAAGAGAAAAACTGAATAATATAATGGGCAGGGCAATACTTAGAGTTTCCAGTATTGAAAAGATTAAATCCAATAGTGAAAATGGAATAATATCATTTAATGGATTTAAAGTACCTGTGAATACAGATCTGTTTGCAGTAATTTCCTCCATGCCATATAATCAGCGTGAAGAAATAATTAAAGGCATAGATAATAAAATCTCAAATTTAGATGACAGCATGATAACTCAATCTGCTGTTTCAAAAGTTAAGGCTGAGTATAAGGCTCTGGGGATGGATACGGATAAGATGCAGAATAGGTATATTATAAACACGGGGATGATTATGCTTCTTATATCATTATTAGGTGGTATATGCACTATAATAGTAGGATTTCTAGCGTCTAAAACAGCAGCAGGACTTGCAAGGAATCTTCGTAAGAAAATATTTGAAAAGGTTGAAAGATTCTCAAATAAAGAGTTTGATGATTTTTCAACAGCTTCCCTTATAACAAGAAGTACTAATGATATAACACAGATACAAATGCTTATGGTAATTATGATAAGAATGGTATTTTATGCACCTATTATGGGAATTGGAGGTGTAATAAGAGCTATCCAAAAAAGTAGTTCTATGTCATGGATTATTGCAGTGGCAGTTATAGTACTTTTAGGGTTGATTTTTATAATATTTGCAGTAGCTTTTCCTAAATTTAAGATTATACAAAAACTTATTGACAGACTTAATCTTGTAACCCGTGAAAGTCTTTCGGGGATGATGGTAATAAGAGCTTTTAATACTCAAAATTTTGAAGAAGAACGCTTTGACAGGGCAAATAAGGATGTTACCAATACAAATCTATTTGTAAATCGTGTAATGGCCTGTATGATGCCCGTCATGATGCTTATTATGAACGGGGTAACGTTGATCATTGTATGGATAGGTTCTCATGAAGTGGCAAATGCAAGTATGCAGGTAGGAGATATGATGGCCTTTATGCAATATGCAATGCAGATAATCATGGCTTTTTTAATGCTTGCAGTAATGTTTATTCTCATACCTAGAGCCTCTGTTTCAGCACAACGTATTGATGAGGTCTTTAGAAAGGAAATTTTAATTTCAGATCCCAAAACACCTAAACATTTTGATGATAGCATAAAAGGTGTGGTGGAATTTAAGAATGTGTCTTTTAGATATCCGGGAGCCGAAGAGGACATACTTAAAAGTATTAGTTTCAAGACACTGCCGGGCAAAACTACTGCATTTATAGGTTCTACGGGTTCAGGTAAAACTACTCTTATAAACCTGATTATGCGTTTTTATGACGTAACAAAGGGAGAAATTTTTGTAAATGGTGTAAATGTAAAAGATGTATCACAGCAAGAGCTTCGTGACAAAATTGGATATGTACCTCAAAAGAGTTATTTATTTAGTGGTACAATTGAATCCAATATTAAATATGCAGACAAGAATGCAGCGGAAAAGGATATTAAAAATTCCGCAGAGATTGCTCAAGCCATGGAATTTATAAGCACTAAACAAGAAGGATTTAAAACTGAAATCTCCCAGGGAGGAGCAAATGTATCTGGAGGGCAGAAACAGAGATTATCTATTGCCCGTGCACTACTTAAAAAACCTGAAATTTATTTATTTGATGACAGTTTCTCAGCTCTTGATTTTAAAACAGATGCTGCACTTAGGAGATCACTAAAAAAAGAAACTGCAGGCTGTACATTCCTTATTGTGGCACAGCGTATTTCCACAATTATAGATGCAGATGAAATAATAGTTCTTGACAATGGCAATATAGTAGGGACAG
- a CDS encoding LysE family translocator, whose protein sequence is MLLNLFRGILIGLITGMPTGPIGAICLKNTIAFGNTYGLVSGLGSALADSIYAALASLSFIMVEKFILLHGLYFRIIGGIILICFGIYTFIKEKSANNINKPAKTESLNNSSLFKAFISTFLMAFANPLTIFSFIAVFTGLHLIHIGRNMSSRILLIVGVFIGSMLWWFILIFMADKFSNKLNSKNTKFINKILNSIIIFSGIIIFLGSFNTFNVRKPPLLHSKLFQVILNVKYKLTPHRYR, encoded by the coding sequence ATGTTACTTAACTTGTTTAGAGGAATACTTATAGGTTTAATAACAGGAATGCCTACAGGTCCTATTGGTGCCATATGTCTTAAAAATACTATAGCCTTTGGAAATACTTATGGTTTGGTATCAGGATTAGGTTCAGCACTGGCAGATAGTATCTATGCAGCACTGGCTTCCTTAAGTTTCATAATGGTGGAAAAATTTATTCTCCTGCACGGATTATATTTTCGTATTATAGGTGGGATTATATTAATTTGTTTTGGTATCTATACCTTTATAAAAGAAAAATCAGCTAATAATATAAATAAACCAGCTAAAACGGAATCATTAAATAATAGTTCTTTATTTAAAGCTTTCATATCAACTTTTCTAATGGCATTTGCAAATCCGCTTACAATTTTTTCTTTTATAGCTGTATTTACGGGATTGCATTTAATACATATAGGAAGAAACATGTCTAGTAGAATACTTTTGATAGTGGGAGTATTTATAGGAAGTATGCTTTGGTGGTTTATATTAATTTTTATGGCTGATAAATTCAGTAATAAGCTAAATTCCAAAAATACAAAATTTATAAATAAAATTTTAAATTCTATAATAATATTTTCTGGAATTATAATATTTTTAGGGTCTTTTAATACATTTAATGTAAGAAAGCCTCCACTTTTACATTCAAAGTTATTTCAGGTAATTCTGAACGTAAAATACAAACTGACTCCCCACAGATATAGATAA
- a CDS encoding GGDEF domain-containing protein, whose product MNRTDELIVNLKKLCNLDDLFILQENVNSCKYIKIKLNYSNYYLYISKNTDCNTLKYIKNIVELFMKEHYENKLYLRELKSINFKLEKAVKYRTREIENKNKLLEQEKYKLNKANLKLTRLNMYLDNMSRIDPLTKLSNRRDLRQKFECEIKKVSTRPTSFSLAIGDVDFFKNINDTYGHGCGDEVLKKIACIFKNNLRKEDVISRYGGEEFVIFLPETDLKYALSVIENIRSIIQNETFEYNGEIFHMTISFGLVNFNHSISFIECIERADSALYEAKVRGRNRVVLI is encoded by the coding sequence ATGAATAGAACAGATGAATTAATTGTTAATTTAAAAAAATTATGTAATTTAGATGATTTATTTATTTTGCAAGAAAATGTTAATAGTTGTAAATATATAAAAATTAAACTTAATTATTCAAATTATTATTTATATATTTCGAAAAATACTGATTGTAACACTTTAAAATATATAAAAAATATTGTAGAGCTCTTTATGAAAGAACATTATGAAAATAAACTTTATTTAAGAGAATTAAAAAGTATAAATTTTAAATTAGAAAAGGCAGTAAAATATAGGACTAGAGAAATTGAGAATAAGAATAAATTATTGGAACAAGAAAAGTATAAGCTAAATAAAGCAAATCTTAAATTGACTAGATTAAATATGTATTTAGACAATATGTCTAGAATTGATCCTCTTACTAAATTATCCAATAGAAGAGATTTAAGGCAAAAATTTGAATGTGAAATAAAAAAAGTTAGTACAAGGCCTACGTCATTTTCATTGGCTATTGGAGATGTGGATTTTTTTAAAAATATTAATGATACATATGGACATGGATGCGGAGATGAAGTTCTAAAAAAAATAGCATGTATATTTAAAAACAACTTACGTAAAGAGGATGTAATTTCCAGGTATGGAGGAGAAGAATTTGTAATTTTTCTTCCTGAAACAGATTTAAAGTATGCATTATCTGTAATTGAAAATATCAGATCTATAATTCAGAATGAAACTTTTGAATATAATGGTGAAATATTTCATATGACCATAAGTTTTGGACTAGTTAACTTTAATCATAGTATAAGTTTTATAGAATGCATTGAAAGGGCAGATTCAGCACTTTATGAGGCAAAAGTTAGGGGTAGAAATAGAGTTGTTCTAATATAA